In Lolium rigidum isolate FL_2022 chromosome 7, APGP_CSIRO_Lrig_0.1, whole genome shotgun sequence, the DNA window GGTGCGGGCGTATTGTGCGGTCCACGGTGGTGTAGGGGTGCCGATGCAAATTTACAAGCCTAATTAGGGAGGCAGGGCGGGTGTGTTTTTAGAATATTGCATCGAAGCAACTCTAAGCGCTACGATTTGATCAGCCGGTCATAATTGATCGGGATGCACGGATGCACGAAGCAGTAGGATGCATAAGATACGACGCCATCATCCACTATCTTGAACCTCCTATTTGGCGCTTCAGTGTAAATTACAGAGCCGACGCCTCTAAAGATTATGACTTGGGCTGCATTTAGTGGAGCCCATTCGCGCAGGGACAAATTTATAATCTCGGAATTTACAGTTTAAATTTGAGAGCTAAAAATATGAATATTATTTTAATGAAATGTATATAAAAAACAAGGTGAGATCCGCCGTCATCTCTCGGACGTACTGGCTAATCCAGTCTAAGATATCTTGTCCATGTATACACGTGTGTTGGTTGAGTCCTCCCCAACCCCTCTCCTCTCCCGACCcccaccccaaccctaaccgccgcctccgccgccgatagcgccgccggggcaaagacccacggggcgtggcgggggcccttcctcgtcaacGTGGGTGACGGTGGACGGGATCTCCTCCTCGACGCAAACGGCAGATCGGCCGGCGCGcgggtgatgggcggcggcggctctgcgcTGCGGACCCTCTCCCGTAGGCTCTCCCCCGCAGCACactggcaggggctggtggtgggcggcggccaggcccatggtCTGCGCCATCCCCTCCCCCCCCCGCCTTTCGCCGATGAgtagaggcgatctcgggcttcttccgcgacatgaggtcgcccggggcagcaaccTTGGGTACGGCGGTGGAGGTGgctctcttcttcgccggagagggtcggcctgcggttggtgggggTGGATCTATTGATCTATCACCACGTTTCGGCGGCGtgatggaggagcatggaagccggcgacggtgtcgccggtggagggttggagtggccagcccgggatggtcgccgacgtgggggtccgacctgtttaaaggcggcggtcctagggcctctcttgcgtgaagaggaagatctaccggaggcctggactcgtgatctggttggtgtgttgagttccggaaggctccatcggcgaaggtattcggtcgtgcgcacccatgcttttattccaaccgattggttctggagggagtggcgcggagctctttttctgtgttgacatcaagtgactatggatccatgatgaaagtcggaagaagagaagttcatgaaggccagaggggaggactagctaagggaggttcaagtctccgcgctgttgagagacttgcttggtgttccgggcttcacaacagtggtatgaaagtggggatgacaacacaggtgaagttcagaatcctacctttcagggtgaaaacccaagatctggccttaactggttgtgcctggcaatgaccttgttggaggcattgttttgagagcggggactatcttcagggtgaaaacctaagatctatgatcgggcgacgacggtgttagagcactgttcccttcttaggggcgtcgtttttggagagtctgtatttcaggtgttgtcttggcggtggatgtattgctgttgttaggcccaagctgctgtagcgggacttttgtttcttagttttcttttccttttttttttttgctgtgtgcatccgtagtgccattagggtggtgcgttgttgcagaggctgggtgaaattggtatctttttatattaatatattccctttatcgaaaaatataaaaaacaaGGTTTCAAAATTGAAATATAACTTTAGTGAAAATGTATTCTTTTGTACGCATAGTTTATATGAATTATTGTTCCGGTGTTTCTAAATTTATGTTCATATATGTAGAaaccactgttcaaaaactaggctgattcagcgattactaggccgattaatcgctactaggggcctgaccgtgtcgattaccattaatctcttgtgttaatcctttagcccgattaatcgtaCCGAAaatccgattactaggtatgttcccaATTAAATATtacacttggtcaaaaaagttataaacttctcaatgcatatagctagtacaggcactacccctccccaataaacTAGGTTTTGCAAAGCTCCCGCTTGAGCCTCCAACAACTCGAATTCCGCTGTCGCCAACTAGTTCCTTGCCCTCCCAGACTAGTTACTCTCAGTTGCCTAGATACAGGAGCTCGACCACCTTGATTAGCTCGTGCAGGAGCTCAAGGGTGCCTtcgataggttaggtggttgaggtgtaagaggggtcgtaccctagctaggtaggtggtgggagaagataaacttcagaggtgagcGGATAAGAAGTGCAATGAAGAAACGCGGCTTCGACTAGTGGATCCTTattcgctcgtgaccttgaagattaaGTCACCGAGGAGAAGAAAACATGTTTATTTGGAATTTTAGGCTCTAGAGAAGTAGGGccagacatatagaggctcatatactattatttttcttatataaactgtttttacgtgctaatttgtgtaggttacaccgattaatagccgaccgattaaatcagttaatcgtccgaattccgattaatcgctactcccaagccgaccgagcagttaacgattaccgatttccttaccaTTGGTAGAAACTATTTTTTATTTATCTCTAGACTAATGTTCATATGCATTAAAGAAATATTCGTGTACTCCTATGTATAAAAAACAAGTTCATGTATCTACGGAaaagaaactaaaattgaaactgaAGAAAATGATGATACTACAAAAAATTATGAATTTAAAGAGAACAAAATAAAGAATCGTGGATTTTAAAAATCTACCACTCTTGACAAAACGAAAAATAGAAATTATAAATGTGCACTTATGGATAAAAATAAGAAGTAAAAAAAAGCAACCAAAAAAAAGGCAAtccttgaaaataaaaataataggAAAAAAACCTTACatttaacgacatctagatttgtTAGAATTTGTCATTTTAAAACACCCAAAACATCGGTAGAACACTCCTTTCACTGCATCCAGATTTCTGTTCAGAATTTTCTTATAACTTATAAAACCTGAGTTTCCATAAGAATTCGTAGGTCGCGAATCTCTTGCTAATGCTCAATTATTAGTATGACAGAAAAATACAACTGAAAATTATTCAACATTCTTGAAATACCAGCCCGGCACAACAGCATTAAGAGTCTAACAAGAAATCTCAATCTTCTGGATAAGTACGGTCTGAGATTGCAGGATGCTCTTGAAAGACACTCACTGAtgattcatatgccgatagttacaCATGTTGTTAGGTATTTGTTTAACATTTGCGTGTTTGGATCTTGGATAATACAATAATAAGCCAGATCTGTTGTAATCTCCTGTGATCTAGGTCTCGGTTCGGTTGATGTGATTTGTTCGGTTGATAACCTCCTGTTGTAAAGTCCAGAACCCACCCAATGTACGTAGCAGCAAACTCTCCATGTTGCAGGTTCCTGATGACTGTCATGTCGAGGACTGCGCTGCATATTTTGAGTTTGCGGCAGCCAACAGTGCTGCGCCGATGCCAGACCCATCTTTTGTGTGCTCAACGACTACGTGCTCCGAGTCCTGGGGCCCGAGAAGCTCCACCATAGCCTCGGTCATATACGACCTGTACTGAGGGTAATTCTCGTAAAGTCCACCATCCATCGCGACCGCTGTTCGTCTCCCTAAGACCAGCCCATTGGAGTCGCTCTCCATCTTCTGAAGAATGCCAGCAATACCGGCACCAGCCAACCGACCGCCTCTCTTGACGATGCAATCAGAAACATCTACGATAGCCCTCCGTTCCGCTAGAGAAGATTCATTGACCTGCAACCGTGGTTATGGGAGAAAATCGCAAGTTCAGTTACTGGTTGGCGAGATGGCTATACATGACTGAAAGAAGTGAGGAAACTTACACCGATGACATCGCGTAAGATTAATTGAACTTCTCCCAGGTCATTGGAGCTATCTTGTTGCATAGCACACAAATGTGgggttctgcaatttttgtttttggGTTCAGCTTAGACCAGCACGGAATTTTGAAAGGGGAGGAtaatttggattttggaagctggAACATGAAGAGCTTGCCTTAGGACAAACGGCTGAGCAAGTTTGTCAGCGAAAGAATGGCCAAACAGATCATGCTCTTGAGCCATTTTGGCCAGCACTCTTCGCACAATTTCTCCAAGGTACATACCAGAAATCGTCTTCTCAAATATCTGCCAGCACAAAGAGCACATTAAGACATCCAAAACAAGCAAATTAACAAATGTGCAAGCAAAACAAAGATATTTTACCTGTTCACCGGGATTTATGCTCTCAGCATCCATGTCCCTGTCAAATTCAGTTAGTGGAAGACCATCTGAAAACGCTCCCCATTCAGTGTTGATAATCTGCAGTTACAACTTTGAATAAATTCAGTTTGATGATATTTATTCCCCAATTtggaaaaatgattttttttttggaaaagcagCAACGAAATGGCAGCATACCGTGTTTCCTGCTACAGGCCCAAGGTGTAGGAGCTTTGGGATAAAATCGTTTTTCTCAATGTAGCAAGCATTTGTGCCAGTGCCCAATATTACTGCAACCATCACGTCCTCATCCCAATAATGCGCTCCAGCTAAGGTTCCAACGGTATCGTTTACCTGTTAAGGGATTCATTTGCTTAAATTGTATCTGAATTTTTTAGTGGAAACAATGTCATTTTGAAAGCATTTCAGCCCATGACAAAGCAGAAAATCCCATTTGCTTTGCCCACTAAGAGCACTTCTGATGCAGAGGACGGAAGGCAATATAGTTCTTCCCTTATCTGAACAACTATAAGTTTTGACGATTGCTTATTTGCTTACCAAAGCAGATACACGCATGTCAAGCCCTTGTCTCTCCATTGCAGCATTTAGACAGGCAACTACATCCTTCCCAGCCTGTGAAGACAATTATATTGCTTTATTGTTAGCATTAACCCGACTGGAAAAGTCCATAAACTATATTGTGTGACTAGGAAGAGACATTATTTGCTCACGCAGGGAACTTTCGATCATACAACTCTTGGGAGTTAGAAATGAACAAGGAATATACAAATATGAGGAAATGCATTTGGAAAGAAAGGAAACCTTACAGTTCCAGAGACGGCAAAACCCTTTGTCCACTTGATCAGAATGCCGGAATCAATAGAAGTTTGCTTTACCGGAAAGGAGAAGGTAAAACCAATCTCTCTCTTCCTACCTTTCTGAAGACGAAAGTTGCCGCCCTCCTTGGCCACAAAATTCGATAGTCGGGCCGCGATGAAATCGAACAGTTCCTGTAAAGCAGCAGTTGCGGCGCCAAGTATCAAATTGCTAACCAATGTAGAACCCAGTTGTATTTCCGCAAAGAGAACCAGcttaaggaaaaaaaaaacaacgaAGCAGTTACCTCAGTTGTACCATGCATGATTTGTTTTGGGATGGACACTTGCTCGGACTCGCTGTCGATGACACGCCTATCTTTTCCCCCCAGCTGCACCCTGAGGACTCTGAAGTTGGTGCCTCCAAGATCCAGGGCATAGAACAGCCCGGTCTCATCCCTACAGTATAACAATCATGATGACTAATCTAAAGAATGAACTGAATGAAGTCACAATCTTAACAAACGGCTACATTTATTAATTCTAGGAATGAGACTACTATGCCAAAAAACATTACAAATctctttggtaattggttaagcgGTATTGCCAAGAAGGATTTGGTTCAAATTAGGGTGGGAGTCTGCGCTGTTCTTTGGGCTATTTGGAATATGCGCAATGATACTGTTTTTAACAAACCGACAAAACAACCTTTCTTGCAGGTTCTCCCTATGGTTATTCACTGGATCCGTACGTGGTCTTATCTCCAGTCCGAGGAGCAGCGGGATGTCATGGAGTATGGGTGCAACCGACTGGAGACGGTAGCATGGGATTTCTTCAGCCGGTGTGGGTGGCGGCTTGACCATAGGATCACTTTGTGATGCCGCTTTGTCTTTTGCTTTATTTTTCTTGCGGTTGTTGATTTTCAGATCAACTTGACATGAGACTTGAGTTGTAATAAGGTTAAAACTGGACTTGAATAAGGTAATAAAGCAGCGGTATGCATCTTTTTGATGTAGAGGCGGGGCACATCCCCCATTTCGATTTTTTATTATTAATTCTAGGAATGAGACTACTAATCACAATCTCTGAATCACAAGCTAAAAGCAGAGCTCGTTTACTGTACTAATCACAATCTCTGGATCACTAAGCGAGGAGGCCGAGTTAGCTGGTCGGTTACCCAGTGGGGAGCGAGTAGACGTAGCTGGGGATCATCTTGAGCTCGCCGGCGCCGTCCACGGCAAGCCCGGCGCGCATGTCCGCGGCCATGGCGTCCGCCACGTGCCGCAGCAGAGGGAGCGGCGTCGCGCACCGCAGCCTCAGGTCGTCCAGGATGGGCGTTGCCGCGGCCATCGCCGAGCTACGGACCTGCACAGCGGCGGCGCGACCCCGCCGGCGGTGCTGCGCCACGGCCACGGCCGGGAACGGCGAGCCTACGGCGGCGGACATGTCGAGGCGGGACGGGGGACAGCAGCTGGCTGCTTGCTAGGAGTGATCTACTATGCGCCGAGTGATGGAATCAGGGAAGGTGGCAGGAAATGCTCTGTTCTTTTTTAAGGAGAACAAAATTGGTTCTTTGCGCGCTCCGCTTCCTATTTGTCATCGAACAAGTAAAGCATTTTTTAGTAGACACGTCAGCTATTTTCATGGTTTCGCCGCATCAGCACAATCCGGTATAGATCATGATATGCGGATAAAGTCATAGTACTACCAGACAATCTCACTTTGGGAGTTTGGGACGGAGAAACTGTATTTGAAGATAAGATAATCTCACTTTTCTGATCGGTAACCTTAGAAACTCGTTGGGGTATAACCCTCTTAGCGACGCACCACGTTGAAATCCGGGGTGTGATGTTAAATAAGCAAGAGCCGGGTTATCGTTTTCTTAGTGGCGCGCCACATCAGACCGTGGATGTGGTATTGAATGAGCAATGACCGGTTCATCACTCCCTTAGTCGCGCGCTACATCTTCGCTCGGATGTAGTAATAAGTGACAAGGGTTTTCGGATTTCACTCGACGAATTTAAAGGGCAAGGAAGCTAGCAGAGAAAAACAAGTTTTGGGTGGGTAGTTAAAATGTAGGATCCTAACGGGGGAGCTAAGAGAGTTTGTGGATACAATGATTGGCATGTCTGTAAATATCTATTGTGTCCAAAAGACTAAATGGGCGGATCAAAAGGCTAAAGAGGTAGAGAACGCCAATTTCAAGCTTTGATTTTCTTCTTCAGTTAGTAGTAGGAATAGGGTTGGCATCTTGCTAGATAAGAGCCTCAAGGATAGACGTTATAAGAAATGGGACATGATAATCCTAGTCAAGGGGGTTATAGGGGATCTTATCTTAATTGTCTAAAAATCAACGAAATTgtttaaaatattaaaatttgCGGGTGAGATCTTTGCTCAATAAACGTTGGGCCTATTCAAAATATTTGTGATATAGATGATAAAGTTTTCACGCGTGTGCCCCCTCGCTGAGCACAAACTTTAAGAATAAACCatgaaaaaccaaaaaaaggaTGGAAATAACATTATAAAAATTCTAAAGTTGCTATTCAATCGCTGATTCTAGATGTTTCAGAAAATAAAAAACAATCAAATATTGTGGAAACCCATTGGATttgaaaaacataattatttattttttacgaacaataatatttttttgggagAAAATGTAAAAAAATATGGAGTTTCTAGATATTAGGCCCAAGTGAATCGTCAATCTTTAAGCACATCTTGGGGCATTAGCTAGCGTCTAAAAGTTCAAGGAAACTGCGAACCCTCGGGTTAACTTAAGCCCGAGACCTGAGACATTATTGGGTCTAAAACTAAAGCTGGCAGGTAACAAAGCGAAGGCCACAGTAGTGTCCAAATGCCAGGCTTGCTTGAATGGGCCTGACAAGTAGTTTTCAGCTCGGTTATGGCCTATGCTGCCTAGGCAAAATTTGAGTGATGGTCACTTGGGCAGGAGTCTACTCTTGATGGAACCAGTTTCTAAAGTAATCTTGCTTGCTTGGAAGTTGGGAAATATCAAGACCGGATAGTTTCCTTTTCGTTCCTTCTCTCTGGGACTCCAAGTCATCGTGACAGCATTTGACCGGTATTTCCAAATTCTTTAGTTAGTTGCAGtagtggatcttgtgagctactccACGGTATATATCTGGAGTCTGTAGCTTTCAAACAGGTCACAACATGCATCCATGCGTGGCCACTTCGAGCCTCTAAACTTAGCTACTTAGCTAGCTCTATACAACGACCGACCAATGGTGAAGTTGGTGTCCCGTTGCTCTCCCCTTATCACGTCCAACATACGTCGCATCTCCATGTACTTGTAAACAACAAAACAAGGTTGCAAGAATCATGACTATGTCTGACCACTATTTTTTAAAAGTAATTACATAATCTATATATGAAAGTTTATGGAAACTGCGAACCCTCGGCCGGCCTAATGTTGTTTTGAACTTTGCCGCGCCACTAACTTTGGGATTCCACAACATCGGCGTTCCATCGACATCTGCGGGGCAGAGAACAGTAGTAGATCCACCTCCCGGTGACCTCGAGTGACATGCTTGACCAGTGCATCTCCATTGAAGAATAGTACCGCGTATTATAGCTAGCTAATAACGTTCTCCTTGGAAATTTGCATTGATCAAACGAACATTTAGGCTTTGCTCTTGTTCCAACGACTAGCAAGCTCTGCCCACAGTGGAGAAGATGAGAATTCTCAAGGATCGgattttcctttttgtttgtcAAGCATTCTTATGATGTTTTCGTGTCTAATTAATACTATATAGCTTTGGCTCATCCACAATATAATATTTATGTTCTGGTTATTCGACCTAGAAAATAACTATTTCGACGTCAATATTTTTGCGAGAATACACCCTGAAAGGTGTATCAACCATATTAAAGAAAAGAGCCAGAAGGCCCACGCCTTAGAATCCGTGCTGTCAACAAAGGGTGACAGCTCCCCGAAGAAAGCCTAATCACCGTCCCTCCAGGAGTGCGGAAGCGGCTCAGGAAAAACAAACAACTCCGAGCGAAAAAAACCTAGCTAAACGCCATCTCTGGGACTCCTCCTGGATCCTACATCTAATGGCACCGACCTTAGGCCTTGCTCCATTGAACACCAAGTCGTTGCGGTGTCTCCAGATACACCAAAGACCCCTCCTTGACACCCTGCGACAGGGCAAAGAGGACCACCATTGTAAGAGGTTCGTATCCACTACCGGCATCCGGCCACTCCATCTTCCCCCACCTTGCCAAGGCCCAAGCCCAGACCTGATGGGCCGCCACACATCCAAGCAGAATATGTTGGATCGACTCCGGCTCCTGATTGCACAGAAGGCAAACCGCGTCGATGTAGCCTGTCCGCGGTCCAGCATCTGTTCCTTGTAATGAGCCACGCGAAGAACTTGCAACCGTAGGGGGCTCTCGACCACCAAATCTCCGTGGAGACCGGCGCCACAGTAGTCCCGGCGAAGAAGGCGCTATATGCCGATTTGGTGGAGAAATTGCCGTCGACCGTCCAACGCCACACAAAGGATTCGCCTCGCTCCGGCGAGAGCTGAAAACCGGAGAGGATACCCCAAAGGCGGAAGAACTCTGACATTAAGAACCCTCTTACGTGACCATATCTATGTTGTTCATTTCTGTAAGGTTGAGAAGATCTTCATTGAACGAGAAATAACTTAGTCGACTGAGCTTGAGGTGTGCTTATTCACATCACAAGTATATTTTACCGTGTAGAATATACATTTGTTTCCCTAGTAGTTCATTTCTGTAAGGAGTATATATGTACTAGTATATTTTTATGTGCAGAATACGAATTTGCTCCCTTTATTTGTAGCTATATAAGAATAGCACAAAGAGACTAGCTAGCTAGCAGTAGTGGCTGGTCGGGGGGACGGATCCTGACCGTTCACCAAAGCGCAACGATTCAAGGGGATGGCGGGCGGGAATATTACAGTGAAGTGGACGCGAAGCAAGGAACCCAcctccactccactccactccaccACCACATGCAAATCCTCCATTACCATCATCTCCGGCCGCGTATGGTATACTAGCTAGCACAAGCATACAACAACAGCAACGTCgtaacctcttcttcttccctaACCATATCCCCACTCCCATCCTCCGATCCTGTTGCCGTTTTGTCTTGTCTTGATTAGTAGCTGCATCCAGATACATATTTATACATCCACACCTGTGCATGCTTTCCTGAGCTAACCGACGATCACTGAAGATTGATCGGACGAGCAGAGGCCAGAGGCTCAGATCGTCGATCAATGGATGTCGACGGCGGTGTGGTGGCAGCGGGTCGGGCAGAGAT includes these proteins:
- the LOC124673289 gene encoding hexokinase-4, chloroplastic-like, whose translation is MSAAVGSPFPAVAVAQHRRRGRAAAVQVRSSAMAAATPILDDLRLRCATPLPLLRHVADAMAADMRAGLAVDGAGELKMIPSYVYSLPTGDETGLFYALDLGGTNFRVLRVQLGGKDRRVIDSESEQVSIPKQIMHGTTEELFDFIAARLSNFVAKEGGNFRLQKGRKREIGFTFSFPVKQTSIDSGILIKWTKGFAVSGTAGKDVVACLNAAMERQGLDMRVSALVNDTVGTLAGAHYWDEDVMVAVILGTGTNACYIEKNDFIPKLLHLGPVAGNTIINTEWGAFSDGLPLTEFDRDMDAESINPGEQIFEKTISGMYLGEIVRRVLAKMAQEHDLFGHSFADKLAQPFVLRTPHLCAMQQDSSNDLGEVQLILRDVIGVNESSLAERRAIVDVSDCIVKRGGRLAGAGIAGILQKMESDSNGLVLGRRTAVAMDGGLYENYPQYRSYMTEAMVELLGPQDSEHVVVEHTKDGSGIGAALLAAANSKYAAQSST